In Drosophila subpulchrella strain 33 F10 #4 breed RU33 chromosome 3R, RU_Dsub_v1.1 Primary Assembly, whole genome shotgun sequence, the following are encoded in one genomic region:
- the LOC119551801 gene encoding arf-GAP with coiled-coil, ANK repeat and PH domain-containing protein 2 isoform X1 — protein sequence MRATIEFEECLKDSPRFRQFVSKEESDIEHLEQRLEKIIKLCNVAVDSGKEYVKNQSAFAMSLWDLQQHFLDNKNAHNALGKLIHCFQEMNKFHTILLDQASRTVLKNLSVFVKDDINQVKDYKGHFLKVSEGYDNALIKNAQASKNRPQEMQEAANILSASKSCFQHTALDYVNYITLAQARKVPSILSTLLDYYQACVTYYHQGFDLCNDFDEFFKNISEDLNTLRGDYQQLEKAMQNRHMSVNRYCDSNTNSTSNKIEGYLFKKKSKGFKTWCRRWFYLSDNQLVYSDLDSHCRKRSNEDSFSVMEEDLRICSVRPVNEGDRRFCFEVISPTKSHILQADSADMLSLWISALQHSIGAAIQHDSTHHSRPQSTNTPNNALPAKRRIHWEEFLKIPGNAYCCDCRSPEPRWASINLGITLCIECSGVHRSLGVHYSKVRSLTLDAWETENVKVMMELGNEVVNRIYEARIGDDCGLKKPTEQCEIGVREAWIKAKYVERRFVCGMPKPQELLASETAEVLSIDSGGVVEDGESGGSGIAKRATLSLGGTRKWAVKKLRRRQKQRPLPKTLSDDPSIYNTAKTGDELDDDDDDESINIPSMSLSISRDDLLVIGDDLALDRLETPGILGSDQESTDGESDAETPEELPFSQLDANQLLYMASVVHNLPVMCMAFALGADKVWKNPQDRQRSFLHQAVISGSVMACEFLLLNGAAIDAVDEMGYSALHISTAKGHIAQVYLLLKHKAAYDLASSDGKKALDIAVDQENADIVTLLRLTQLNDEIGPNDEYNGEDETYKNVMKDFSKLPASQTRVLRQRHDSNTLESQRSSLTNSD from the exons ATGCGCGCCACCATTGAGTTCGAGGAGTGCCTGAAGGATTCACCCAGATTCAG ACAATTTGTGTCCAAGGAGGAGAGCGACATCGAGCACTTGGAGCAACGGCTGGAGAAAATCATCAAGCTGTGCAATGTGGCCGTGGACTCGGGCAAGGAGTATGTCAAGAACCAGAG CGCCTTTGCCATGTCCTTGTGGGATCTGCAGCAGCACTTTCTCGACAACAAGAACGCCCACAATGCGCTGGGCAAGCTGATTCACTGCTTTCAG GAGATGAACAAGTTCCACACCATCCTGTTGGATCAGGCTAGTCGCACGGTGCTGAAAAATCTTAGTGTGTTCGTCAAGGACGACATCAACCAGGTGAAGGACTACAAGGGGCATTTTCTCAAGGTTTCCGAGGGCTACGACAATGCGCTGATTAAGAACGCACAG GCCAGCAAAAACCGACCCCAGGAGATGCAGGAGGCTGCCAACATCCTTTCCGCCTCCAAATCGTGCTTCCAACATACCGCTCTGGATTATGTCAACTATATAACACTGGCGCAGGCTCGCAAGGTCCCCTCCATATTGTCCACG CTGTTGGATTACTATCAGGCGTGCGTGACCTATTACCACCAGGGCTTCGACCTGTGCAACGACTTTGACGAGTTCTTCAAGAACATCAGCGAGGACTTGAATACTCTGCGCGGCGACTACCAGCAGCTGGAGAAGGCAATGCAGAACCGCCATATGAGCGTGAATCGCTACTGCGACTCGAACACCAACAGCACCTCAAACAAAATCGAGGGCTATCTGTTCAAGAAGAAGTCCAAGGGCTTCAAGACCTGGTGCCGGCGATGGTTCTACCTCAGCGACAACCAGCTCGTCTACAG TGATTTGGATTCGCATTGCAGAAAACGCAGCAACGAGGACTCGTTCTCGGTCATGGAGGAGGATCTGCGCATCTGCAGCGTGCGTCCGGTGAACGAGGGCGACCGCCGTTTCTGCTTCGAGGTCATCTCGCCGACCAA GTCCCACATCCTGCAGGCAGACTCCGCCGACATGCTGTCCCTGTGGATTTCCGCGCTGCAGCACAGCATTGGAGCAGCCATCCAGCATGATTCCACGCACCACTCGCGCCCACAATCGACGAACACTCCCAACAACGCTCTGCCCGCAAAGCGTAGAAT CCACTGGGAGGAGTTCCTGAAGATACCGGGCAACGCTTACTGCTGCGACTGCAGGAGTCCCGAACCACGCTGGGCCTCCATTAACCTGGGCATCACGTTGTGCATCGAGTGCTCCGGCGTGCACCGGAGTCTGGGCGTCCACTACAGCAAGGTGCGTTCCCTGACGCTCGACGCCTGGGAGACAGAGAACGTGAAGGTGATGATGGAGCTGGGCAACGAGGTGGTTAACCGCATCTATGAGGCACGCATCGGTGATGACTGTGGGCTCAAAAAACCCACAGAGCAGTGCGAGATTGGAGTGCGCGAGGCTTGGATCAAGGCCAAATATGTGGAGCGGCGTTTTGTGTGTGGAATGCCCAAACCGCAGGAGCTGCTGGCCAGCGAGACGGCCGAAGTGCTCAGCATAGACAGCGGCGGCGTGGTGGAGGATGGTGAAAGTGGCGGCAGTGGAATCGCCAAGCGGGCCACTCTCTCGCTGGGCGGCACTAGAAAGTGGGCGGTGAAGAAGCTGAGACGAAGGCAAAAGCAGCGACCACTGCCCAAAACCTTGAGCGACGATCCGAGCATCTACAACACAGCCAAGACTGGCGACGAGTTggacgatgacgatgatgatgagtCCATCAACATTCCCTCGATGTCACTGAGCATCTCGCGCGACGATTTGCTGGTGATTGGCGACGACCTGGCCCTGGACAGATTGGAAACGCCCGGCATTCTGGGCAGCGATCAAGAGAGCACCGATGGCGAGTCGGATGCCGAGACGCCAGAGGAACTGCCCTTTTCGCAGCTGGACGCTAACCAGCTGCTGTACATGGCCTCAGTGGTGCACAATCTGCCGGTGATGTGCATGGCCTTCGCTTTGGGTGCCGACAAGGTCTGGAAGAATCCCCAGGACCGACAGAGGTCATTCCTGCACCAGGCCGTGATATCCGGCTCTGTGATGGCCTGCGAGTTCTTGCTGCTAAACGGTGCCGCCATCGATGCGGTGGATGAGATGGGTTACAGCGCACTGCACATATCCACGGCCAAGGGTCACATCGCCCAGGTGTATCTGCTGCTGAAGCATAAGGCTGCCTACGACCTGGCCTCCAGTGACGGAAAGAAGGCCCTAGACATAGCGGTGGACCAGGAAAATGCCGACATTGTAACGCT ACTCCGATTGACACAACTGAATGACGAGATTGGACCCAACGACGAGTACAACGGGGAAGATGAGACGTACAAGAATGTGATGAAGGACTTCTCCAAGTTACCCGCTAGCCAGACGAGGGTTCTGCGCCAGCGCCACGACTCAAACACCCTGGAATCGCAGCGCAGCTCTTTGACCAACTCCGACTAG
- the LOC119551801 gene encoding arf-GAP with coiled-coil, ANK repeat and PH domain-containing protein 2 isoform X2, with the protein MRATIEFEECLKDSPRFRQFVSKEESDIEHLEQRLEKIIKLCNVAVDSGKEYVKNQSAFAMSLWDLQQHFLDNKNAHNALGKLIHCFQEMNKFHTILLDQASRTVLKNLSVFVKDDINQVKDYKGHFLKVSEGYDNALIKNAQASKNRPQEMQEAANILSASKSCFQHTALDYVNYITLAQARKVPSILSTLLDYYQACVTYYHQGFDLCNDFDEFFKNISEDLNTLRGDYQQLEKAMQNRHMSVNRYCDSNTNSTSNKIEGYLFKKKSKGFKTWCRRWFYLSDNQLVYRKRSNEDSFSVMEEDLRICSVRPVNEGDRRFCFEVISPTKSHILQADSADMLSLWISALQHSIGAAIQHDSTHHSRPQSTNTPNNALPAKRRIHWEEFLKIPGNAYCCDCRSPEPRWASINLGITLCIECSGVHRSLGVHYSKVRSLTLDAWETENVKVMMELGNEVVNRIYEARIGDDCGLKKPTEQCEIGVREAWIKAKYVERRFVCGMPKPQELLASETAEVLSIDSGGVVEDGESGGSGIAKRATLSLGGTRKWAVKKLRRRQKQRPLPKTLSDDPSIYNTAKTGDELDDDDDDESINIPSMSLSISRDDLLVIGDDLALDRLETPGILGSDQESTDGESDAETPEELPFSQLDANQLLYMASVVHNLPVMCMAFALGADKVWKNPQDRQRSFLHQAVISGSVMACEFLLLNGAAIDAVDEMGYSALHISTAKGHIAQVYLLLKHKAAYDLASSDGKKALDIAVDQENADIVTLLRLTQLNDEIGPNDEYNGEDETYKNVMKDFSKLPASQTRVLRQRHDSNTLESQRSSLTNSD; encoded by the exons ATGCGCGCCACCATTGAGTTCGAGGAGTGCCTGAAGGATTCACCCAGATTCAG ACAATTTGTGTCCAAGGAGGAGAGCGACATCGAGCACTTGGAGCAACGGCTGGAGAAAATCATCAAGCTGTGCAATGTGGCCGTGGACTCGGGCAAGGAGTATGTCAAGAACCAGAG CGCCTTTGCCATGTCCTTGTGGGATCTGCAGCAGCACTTTCTCGACAACAAGAACGCCCACAATGCGCTGGGCAAGCTGATTCACTGCTTTCAG GAGATGAACAAGTTCCACACCATCCTGTTGGATCAGGCTAGTCGCACGGTGCTGAAAAATCTTAGTGTGTTCGTCAAGGACGACATCAACCAGGTGAAGGACTACAAGGGGCATTTTCTCAAGGTTTCCGAGGGCTACGACAATGCGCTGATTAAGAACGCACAG GCCAGCAAAAACCGACCCCAGGAGATGCAGGAGGCTGCCAACATCCTTTCCGCCTCCAAATCGTGCTTCCAACATACCGCTCTGGATTATGTCAACTATATAACACTGGCGCAGGCTCGCAAGGTCCCCTCCATATTGTCCACG CTGTTGGATTACTATCAGGCGTGCGTGACCTATTACCACCAGGGCTTCGACCTGTGCAACGACTTTGACGAGTTCTTCAAGAACATCAGCGAGGACTTGAATACTCTGCGCGGCGACTACCAGCAGCTGGAGAAGGCAATGCAGAACCGCCATATGAGCGTGAATCGCTACTGCGACTCGAACACCAACAGCACCTCAAACAAAATCGAGGGCTATCTGTTCAAGAAGAAGTCCAAGGGCTTCAAGACCTGGTGCCGGCGATGGTTCTACCTCAGCGACAACCAGCTCGTCTACAG AAAACGCAGCAACGAGGACTCGTTCTCGGTCATGGAGGAGGATCTGCGCATCTGCAGCGTGCGTCCGGTGAACGAGGGCGACCGCCGTTTCTGCTTCGAGGTCATCTCGCCGACCAA GTCCCACATCCTGCAGGCAGACTCCGCCGACATGCTGTCCCTGTGGATTTCCGCGCTGCAGCACAGCATTGGAGCAGCCATCCAGCATGATTCCACGCACCACTCGCGCCCACAATCGACGAACACTCCCAACAACGCTCTGCCCGCAAAGCGTAGAAT CCACTGGGAGGAGTTCCTGAAGATACCGGGCAACGCTTACTGCTGCGACTGCAGGAGTCCCGAACCACGCTGGGCCTCCATTAACCTGGGCATCACGTTGTGCATCGAGTGCTCCGGCGTGCACCGGAGTCTGGGCGTCCACTACAGCAAGGTGCGTTCCCTGACGCTCGACGCCTGGGAGACAGAGAACGTGAAGGTGATGATGGAGCTGGGCAACGAGGTGGTTAACCGCATCTATGAGGCACGCATCGGTGATGACTGTGGGCTCAAAAAACCCACAGAGCAGTGCGAGATTGGAGTGCGCGAGGCTTGGATCAAGGCCAAATATGTGGAGCGGCGTTTTGTGTGTGGAATGCCCAAACCGCAGGAGCTGCTGGCCAGCGAGACGGCCGAAGTGCTCAGCATAGACAGCGGCGGCGTGGTGGAGGATGGTGAAAGTGGCGGCAGTGGAATCGCCAAGCGGGCCACTCTCTCGCTGGGCGGCACTAGAAAGTGGGCGGTGAAGAAGCTGAGACGAAGGCAAAAGCAGCGACCACTGCCCAAAACCTTGAGCGACGATCCGAGCATCTACAACACAGCCAAGACTGGCGACGAGTTggacgatgacgatgatgatgagtCCATCAACATTCCCTCGATGTCACTGAGCATCTCGCGCGACGATTTGCTGGTGATTGGCGACGACCTGGCCCTGGACAGATTGGAAACGCCCGGCATTCTGGGCAGCGATCAAGAGAGCACCGATGGCGAGTCGGATGCCGAGACGCCAGAGGAACTGCCCTTTTCGCAGCTGGACGCTAACCAGCTGCTGTACATGGCCTCAGTGGTGCACAATCTGCCGGTGATGTGCATGGCCTTCGCTTTGGGTGCCGACAAGGTCTGGAAGAATCCCCAGGACCGACAGAGGTCATTCCTGCACCAGGCCGTGATATCCGGCTCTGTGATGGCCTGCGAGTTCTTGCTGCTAAACGGTGCCGCCATCGATGCGGTGGATGAGATGGGTTACAGCGCACTGCACATATCCACGGCCAAGGGTCACATCGCCCAGGTGTATCTGCTGCTGAAGCATAAGGCTGCCTACGACCTGGCCTCCAGTGACGGAAAGAAGGCCCTAGACATAGCGGTGGACCAGGAAAATGCCGACATTGTAACGCT ACTCCGATTGACACAACTGAATGACGAGATTGGACCCAACGACGAGTACAACGGGGAAGATGAGACGTACAAGAATGTGATGAAGGACTTCTCCAAGTTACCCGCTAGCCAGACGAGGGTTCTGCGCCAGCGCCACGACTCAAACACCCTGGAATCGCAGCGCAGCTCTTTGACCAACTCCGACTAG
- the LOC119551813 gene encoding zinc finger protein 184, which produces MDAPPSYPDLATLCRLCLKEHQDAYAIFEEDDTQLSIPVRLMACVALDAKATDSLPKRICQECRYQLEKSFLFRQRCQWAEKKLRKHIRLLGLGKRSRVFSKDPDDYDEDELEFEDSIAFIEVQDKVRKLEDEKWREAFKEEQAAEFNKRLVKSRLELRAKLTIELRKGLAEEVRSQVREELAEEVRNQVRHELRHEVSEDMRKEQLAMLLGELEVYLTEKRAGQWEPLDGSEPDPKTQTKEDSSSRQKLKLPPKRRPSSPCKPQVPLPVKTEKDEEFILESNSNSLGANEVNLDALELEEEVPTEDGEDFRDIKMVGSGDVVHTEDGEIYIINAEDQKQDSPPEFDQDNEITSYNIKEDGEIQFSGEKSEEIEDVVVFNLGEEMSEEQQVFNFDENVIIVEKEPMKGDEQTPVKRKRSSELVFKQSSICPQPKTGRVTDTVKSFQCHLCPVAFATQKLLTRHHNTHIKGLKSGKGGTLKCPSCSLQLSCASSLKRHMIIHTGLKPFKCTECELSFSQREVLKRHMDTHTGAKRHQCPQCSSCFAQKSNLQQHISRVHMGNSRTHKCHLCQRSFNHVSGLSRHLVTHAGVMFSCKQCGRQFNDRSAVQRHVTTMHKVKNKSADYISEPEISEIEFQAGS; this is translated from the exons ATGGACGCGCCGCCGTCGTATCCCGACTTGGCGACCCTGTGTCGCCTGTGCCTCAAGGAGCACCAGGATGCGTACGCGATCTTCGAGGAGGACGACACCCAGCTCTCGATTCCCGTGCGCCTGATGGCCTGCGTCGCTCTGGACGCCAAGGCGACGGACAGCCTGCCGAAGAGGATCTGCCAGGAGTGCCGGTACCAGCTTGAGAAGTCCTTCCTCTTCCGCCAGCGCTGCCAGTGGGCGGAGAAGAAGCTGCGCAAGCACATCCGCCTCCTGGGCCTGGGCAAGCGGAGTCGGGTCTTCTCCAAGGATCCGGACGACTACGACGAGGACGAGCTGGAATTCGAGGACTCCATCGCCTTTATCGAGGTGCAGGACAAGGTGCGCAAGTTGGAGGACGAAAAGTGGCGAGAGGCGTTCAAGGAGGAGCAGGCGGCGGAGTTCAACAAGCGGCTGGTCAAATCCCGCCTGGAGCTCCGAGCCAAACTGACCATCGAGCTGCGCAAAGGACTCGCCGAAGAGGTGCGCAGTCAGGTGCGCGAGGAACTGGCCGAGGAGGTGCGCAACCAGGTGAGGCATGAGCTGCGCCACGAGGTTAGCGAGGACATGCGGAAGGAGCAGCTGGCCATGCTTCTGGGCGAACTGGAGGTGTACCTTACCGAAAAGCGGGCCGGTCAGTGGGAGCCCTTGGATGGCTCAGAGCCGGATCCAAAGACACAAACCAAGGAGGACTCCTCGTCAAGACAGAAGCTAAAATTACCTCCCAAGCGGCGCCCTAGCTCACCCTGCAAACCACAGGTGCCACTGCCCGTAAAGACGGAAAAGGATGAAGAATTCATACTGGAGTCGAACTCGAACTCTTTAGGTGCTAACGAAGTTAATTTGGACGCCCTCGAACTGGAGGAAGAAGTGCCCACGGAGGACGGGGAAGACTTCAGGGACATCAAAATGGTCGGATCAGGGGATGTGGTGCACACCGAGGACGGCGAGATCTACATTATTAATGCGGAGGATCAAAAGCAGGACTCCCCGCCTGAATTTGATCAAGACAACGAAATAACCTCCTACAACA TCAAGGAAGATGGCGAGATTCAGTTTAGTGGCGAGAAATCGGAGGAAATCGAGGACGTGGTTGTGTTTAACCTGGGCGAAGAGATGTCTGAAGAGCAACAGGTCTTTAATTTCGACGAGAATGTCATCATCGTG GAAAAGGAGCCCATGAAAGGTGATGAGCAGACGCCCGTCAAACGAAAAAGATCGAGTGAGTTGGTGTTCAAGCAGTCCTCCATTTGCCCCCAACCAAAAACCGGGCGGGTAACTGACACGGTGAAGTCGTTCCAGTGCCATTTGTGCCCAGTGGCCTTTGCCACGCAGAAACTGCTGACGCGGCACCACAACACCCACATCAAGGGCCTGAAGAGTGGCAAGGGCGGCACGCTCAAGTGTCCTAGCTGCTCGCTGCAGCTGTCCTGCGCCAGCTCCCTCAAGCGCCACATGATCATCCACACGGGCTTGAAACCCTTCAAGTGCACCGAGTGCGAACTGTCCTTCTCCCAGCGCGAAGTGCTCAAGCGTCACATGGACACCCACACGGGGGCCAAGCGCCACCAGTGCCCCCAATGCTCGAGTTGCTTCGCCCAGAAATCTAATCTGCAGCAGCACATTAGTCGCGTGCACATGGGCAACTCGCGGACGCATAAGTGCCACCTGTGCCAGCGCAGCTTTAACCACGTTTCTGGCCTCAGTCGTCACCTGGTCACCCACGCCGGCGTCATGTTCTCCTGCAAGCAGTGTGGGCGTCAGTTCAACGACCGCAGTGCTGTCCAACGTCACGTGACGACCATGCACAAGGTCAAGAACAAATCCGCCGACTACATATCTGAGCCCGAGATCAGCGAAATAGAGTTTCAGGCTGGTTCATAG
- the LOC119554847 gene encoding uncharacterized protein LOC119554847, producing MNVCRLCLSKDANFPVFGTGTAALRIMSCTSLDIEPGDGLPQNICTPCRLRLEEMHCFRRRCQAADRRLRRHKALLRQGVKSNLGEVAEELDALQDVAGCNGTACSENNAQWRQQAAQLIRAEMDAYKKELLATCKQAVRADIELELRAELEEVIMTEAKQQLRLSVLDDLFYELESYFVRKRNETAGEQVHCSESLASGSDMRISSNTQLASDGFYESVAGEEPEESNDGSVVELLDDEPETSNQPAATSTVAVPMVEINMNDPQLSHLREEFNRDAFLSTQRSPIKDVKKDTPSHKKVRFQSPKKKLVRLCRKHASLSRRYSHTSNYEPSNCVRCRLRGADKLNRSVS from the exons ATGAATGTTTGCCGCCTGTGCCTCTCAAAGGACGCCAACTTTCCTGTTTTTGGGACTGGCACGGCTGCTTTGAGGATTATGTCCTGCACATCGCTGGACATCGAACCCGGCGACGGTCTGCCGCAGAACATATGCACCCCCTGTCGTCTGCGCCTGGAGGAGATGCACTGCTTCCGTCGTCGCTGCCAGGCAGCCGACCGGCGCTTAAGGCGCCACAAGGCGTTGCTGCGGCAGGGGGTCAAATCGAATTTGGGGGAGGTAGCGGAGGAACTGGATGCCCTGCAGGATGTGGCGGGATGCAATGGCACGGCCTGTTCTGAGAACAACGCCCAGTGGCGCCAACAGGCTGCCCAGCTCATTCGCGCCGAGATGGATGCCTACAAAAAGGAGCTCCTGGCCACCTGCAAACAGGCTGTGCGGGCCGACATCGAGCTGGAGCTCCGGGCGGAACTGGAGGAGGTCATCATGACCGAGGCCAAGCAGCAGCTGCGGCTGAGCGTCCTGGACGACTTGTTCTACGAGCTGGAAAGCTACTTTGTGCGCAAGCGCAACGAGACTGCCGGCGAGCAGGTCCATTGTTCTGAGAGCTTGGCCTCCGGATCCGATATGAGGATTAGCTCGAACACTCAGCTGGCTTCCGATGGCTTCTACGAATCAGTGGCCGGCGAGGAGCCAGAGGAATCCAACGATGGTAGCGTGGTGGAGCTACTGG ACGACGAACCAGAGACCAGCAATCAGCCAGCTGCCACTTCTACAGTCGCCGTTCCCATGGTCGAGATCAACATGAACGACCCGCAGCTAAGTCATTTGCGGGAGGAGTTTAACAGGGACGCCTTTCTGAGTACTCAAAGATCCCCCATAAAGGATGTAAAAAAAGACACGCCTTCTCACAAGAAGGTGCGCTTCCAAAGCCCGAAAAAGAAGCTGGTCAGACTCTGCCGGAAGCACGCGTCCTTATCGAGGCGGTACTCCCACACCAGTAACTACGAACCCAGCAACTGTGTGCGCTGCCGTCTCAGAGGAGCGGATAAGCTCAATAGATCAGTATCGTAG